The following proteins come from a genomic window of Streptomyces sp. GS7:
- a CDS encoding RecQ family ATP-dependent DNA helicase yields MSNEDLRAAADAVLSRLVGDPGGDARLREDQWRAIEALVADHRRALVVQRTGWGKSAVYFVATALLRERGSGPTVIVSPLLALMRNQVEAAARAGIRARTINSANTEEWDTVQAEVAAGEVDVLLVSPERLNNPDFRDQVLPKLAAATGLLVVDEAHCISDWGHDFRPDYRRLRTMLADLPPGVPVLATTATANARVTADVAEQLGTGEGTGEALVLRGTLDRESLSLGVLPLPDAAHRLAWLADHLHELPGSGIIYTLTVAAAEEVTAFLRHRGHTVSSYTGKTENADRQQAEDDLLANRVKALVATSALGMGFDKPDLGFVVHLGSPSSPIAYYQQVGRAGRGVEHAEVLLLPGREDEAIWKYFASLAFPPEEQVRRTLDVLAAAGRPVSLPALEPQVELRRSRLEIMLKVLDVDGAVQRVKGGWTSTGRPWSYDAERYAWVARQRETEQQAMREYAATTGCRMEFLRRQLDDEAAAPCGRCDNCAGARFGSEVSAASLDAARGELGRPGVEVEPRRMWPTGLPAVGIDLKGRIPAGELAAAGRALGRLSDIGWGNRLRPMLTPQAPDGPVPDDVSAAVVTVLADWAKGPGGWASGAAGAPARPVGVVCLGSRSRPQLIRSLAERIASVGRMPFLGTVGSPDDGPDGRIPRSNSAQRLRALHSSLSVPPELARALASAGGPVLLVDDYADTGWTLAVAARLLRRAGAGDVFPLVLAVQG; encoded by the coding sequence ATGAGCAACGAAGACCTGCGTGCCGCAGCCGATGCCGTCCTGAGCCGCCTCGTCGGGGATCCCGGTGGCGACGCCCGGCTGCGCGAGGATCAGTGGCGGGCGATCGAGGCGCTGGTCGCCGACCACCGCCGCGCCCTGGTCGTGCAGCGCACGGGCTGGGGGAAGTCCGCGGTCTACTTCGTCGCGACGGCGCTGCTGCGCGAGCGGGGCAGCGGTCCGACCGTGATCGTCTCTCCGCTGCTCGCACTGATGCGAAACCAGGTCGAGGCGGCGGCGCGGGCCGGGATCCGCGCGCGCACGATCAACTCCGCCAACACCGAGGAGTGGGACACCGTCCAGGCCGAGGTGGCGGCCGGCGAGGTGGATGTGCTGCTGGTGAGCCCCGAGCGGCTCAACAACCCCGATTTCCGCGATCAGGTGCTGCCCAAGCTCGCGGCGGCCACCGGCCTTCTGGTGGTGGACGAGGCGCACTGCATCTCCGACTGGGGCCATGACTTTCGGCCGGACTACCGGCGGCTGCGCACGATGCTCGCCGACCTCCCGCCCGGTGTGCCCGTGCTCGCCACGACGGCCACCGCGAACGCCCGGGTGACGGCCGACGTCGCCGAGCAGCTGGGGACGGGAGAGGGAACCGGCGAGGCGCTGGTGCTGCGCGGCACGCTGGACCGGGAGAGCCTGAGCCTGGGCGTGCTGCCACTGCCGGACGCGGCGCACCGCCTCGCCTGGCTCGCGGACCATCTGCATGAACTGCCGGGCTCCGGGATCATCTACACGCTCACGGTCGCCGCCGCCGAGGAGGTCACGGCGTTCCTGCGCCACCGGGGGCACACGGTCTCCTCGTACACCGGCAAGACGGAGAACGCGGACCGCCAGCAGGCCGAGGACGACCTGCTCGCCAACCGGGTCAAGGCGCTGGTGGCGACCTCGGCCCTGGGGATGGGCTTCGACAAACCCGACCTGGGGTTCGTGGTGCACCTGGGGTCGCCGTCGTCGCCCATCGCGTACTACCAGCAGGTGGGCCGCGCCGGGCGCGGGGTCGAGCATGCCGAGGTGCTGCTGCTGCCCGGCCGGGAAGACGAGGCGATCTGGAAGTACTTCGCTTCGCTGGCGTTCCCCCCGGAGGAGCAGGTGCGTCGGACGCTGGACGTGCTGGCGGCGGCCGGCCGGCCGGTGTCGCTGCCCGCGCTGGAGCCGCAGGTCGAACTGCGCCGCTCCCGGCTGGAGATCATGCTCAAGGTGCTCGACGTGGATGGTGCCGTCCAGCGTGTCAAGGGCGGCTGGACGTCCACGGGGCGGCCGTGGTCGTACGACGCCGAGCGCTACGCGTGGGTGGCGCGGCAGCGGGAGACCGAGCAGCAGGCGATGCGGGAGTACGCGGCGACGACCGGCTGCCGGATGGAGTTTCTGCGGCGGCAGCTGGACGACGAGGCGGCGGCCCCGTGCGGCCGGTGCGACAACTGCGCGGGGGCGCGGTTCGGCAGCGAGGTGTCCGCCGCGTCGCTGGACGCGGCCCGCGGCGAACTGGGGCGCCCTGGTGTGGAGGTGGAGCCGCGGCGGATGTGGCCCACGGGTCTGCCGGCTGTCGGCATCGACCTCAAGGGCCGTATCCCGGCCGGTGAACTGGCCGCCGCCGGACGGGCGTTGGGGCGGCTTTCGGACATCGGGTGGGGCAACCGCCTGCGGCCGATGCTCACACCGCAGGCCCCCGACGGTCCGGTGCCCGACGATGTGTCGGCGGCGGTGGTCACGGTCCTCGCCGACTGGGCCAAGGGCCCCGGGGGCTGGGCCTCGGGCGCGGCGGGCGCACCGGCCCGCCCGGTGGGCGTCGTCTGCCTCGGTTCGCGCAGCCGCCCGCAGCTGATCCGGTCGCTGGCCGAGCGGATCGCCTCGGTGGGCCGGATGCCGTTCCTGGGCACCGTGGGGTCGCCGGACGACGGTCCGGACGGCAGGATTCCGCGCAGCAACAGCGCCCAGCGGCTGCGGGCGCTGCACAGCTCGCTGAGTGTGCCGCCGGAGCTCGCCCGGGCGCTGGCGTCGGCCGGCGGACCGGTGCTCCTGGTGGACGACTACGCCGACACCGGCTGGACGCTGGCGGTTGCCGCCCGGCTGCTGCGCAGAGCGGGGGCCGGGGACGTGTTTCCGCTGGTTCTGGCCGTGCAGGGCTAG
- a CDS encoding ribonuclease HII: MPYEPPTHTVERSLRAKTGAKIVAGIDEVGRGAWAGPVSVCAAVTGLRRAPDGLTDSKLLTHKRRTELSEVLTDWVTSYALGHSSPEEIDALGMTAALRLAAVRALEALPVRPDAIILDGKHDYLGAPWRVRTVIKGDQSCIAVAAASVIAKVRRDALMAELGLEYADFDFAANAGYPSPTHRIALEEYGPTPHHRLSWSYMDALPRWRHLKKVRITPEAAALEAGGQLGFDF, translated from the coding sequence ATGCCGTACGAGCCTCCCACCCATACCGTCGAGCGATCACTGCGCGCCAAGACGGGCGCCAAGATCGTCGCAGGGATCGACGAGGTCGGGCGCGGAGCGTGGGCCGGTCCGGTCAGCGTCTGCGCGGCCGTCACCGGACTGCGCCGGGCGCCGGACGGACTCACCGATTCCAAGCTGCTGACCCACAAGCGCCGCACCGAACTCAGCGAGGTGCTCACCGACTGGGTCACCTCGTACGCCCTGGGGCACTCCTCACCGGAGGAGATCGACGCCCTGGGGATGACCGCGGCGCTGCGGCTCGCCGCCGTACGCGCCCTGGAGGCGCTGCCGGTCCGACCGGACGCGATCATCCTCGACGGCAAGCACGACTACCTGGGTGCGCCGTGGCGGGTGCGCACGGTCATCAAGGGCGACCAGTCCTGTATCGCGGTCGCCGCCGCGTCCGTGATCGCCAAGGTGCGGCGGGACGCGCTGATGGCCGAACTGGGCCTGGAATACGCCGACTTCGACTTCGCGGCCAACGCCGGCTATCCCTCGCCGACCCATCGCATCGCCCTGGAGGAGTACGGTCCCACGCCGCACCACCGACTGTCGTGGTCCTACATGGACGCACTGCCCCGGTGGCGGCATCTGAAGAAGGTGCGCATCACCCCCGAAGCAGCCGCTCTGGAAGCCGGTGGCCAACTCGGCTTCGACTTCTGA
- a CDS encoding TetR/AcrR family transcriptional regulator: MSGEDEKKQAGAASGGGTPATAPTPGTRRPGGRTARTRAAVRDAVLTGLTEHGYPGLTVEYVAEHSGVHKTTLYRRWGDVEGLVADALDLAGEDTWTPPDTGSFEGDLRALAHEVVTSFADPAVAASGSAFIAAAFQSERAAAALRAYYTERFARCETIVERAVHRGELTGPEPLPGSPEGAAIDAGALVRSVSAPLFFRLFVSREPVDTALADQAAAATLAAARAGVFTTERPAAAASGDGSPGTAT; the protein is encoded by the coding sequence TTGTCTGGCGAGGACGAGAAGAAGCAGGCCGGAGCGGCATCCGGCGGCGGCACACCCGCGACCGCGCCCACCCCTGGCACCCGGCGCCCCGGCGGGCGCACCGCCCGCACCCGGGCCGCCGTCCGCGACGCCGTCCTGACCGGCCTCACCGAGCACGGCTATCCCGGACTGACCGTCGAATACGTCGCCGAGCACTCCGGCGTGCACAAGACGACGCTCTACCGCCGCTGGGGCGACGTCGAGGGACTGGTGGCCGACGCCCTGGACCTGGCGGGCGAGGACACCTGGACCCCGCCCGACACCGGCTCCTTCGAGGGCGACCTGCGGGCGCTCGCGCACGAGGTCGTCACCTCGTTCGCCGACCCGGCGGTGGCCGCGTCGGGGTCCGCGTTCATCGCAGCCGCCTTCCAGTCGGAACGGGCCGCCGCGGCGCTGCGCGCCTACTACACCGAGCGGTTCGCGCGCTGCGAGACCATCGTGGAGCGCGCCGTCCACCGCGGGGAACTGACCGGACCGGAGCCCCTCCCCGGCTCCCCCGAGGGGGCCGCCATCGACGCCGGGGCGCTGGTCCGATCGGTCTCCGCGCCGCTGTTCTTCCGGCTGTTCGTCAGCCGGGAGCCGGTCGACACGGCACTCGCCGACCAGGCCGCGGCGGCAACCCTGGCCGCCGCCCGCGCGGGCGTCTTCACCACGGAACGGCCGGCCGCGGCGGCCTCGGGCGACGGCTCCCCCGG
- a CDS encoding histidine phosphatase family protein, which produces MARPRRIVLVRHGESEGNVDDTIYEREPDHALSLTKTGMRQAEEAGVQLREMFGHERVSAYVSPYRRTHQTFRLLGLDPDRVRVREEPRLREQDWGNWQDRDDVRLQKAYRDAYGHFFYRFAQGESGADVYDRVGAFLESLWRSFEDPRHPPNVLIVTHGLTMRLFCMRWFHWTVAEFESLSNPGNAEWRTLLLGLDGRYSLDRPFDRWCEPEPYGVTG; this is translated from the coding sequence ATGGCCCGGCCCCGACGCATTGTCCTCGTCCGCCACGGAGAGTCCGAGGGCAACGTCGACGACACCATCTACGAGCGCGAGCCCGACCACGCGCTCTCCCTGACCAAGACCGGTATGCGGCAGGCCGAGGAAGCCGGTGTGCAGCTGCGCGAGATGTTCGGCCACGAACGGGTCTCCGCCTATGTGTCGCCGTACCGCCGCACCCACCAGACCTTCCGGCTCCTCGGCCTGGACCCCGACAGGGTCCGCGTCCGCGAGGAGCCCCGGCTTCGAGAGCAGGACTGGGGAAACTGGCAGGACCGCGACGACGTACGCCTCCAGAAGGCATACCGCGACGCCTACGGCCACTTCTTCTACCGCTTCGCCCAAGGGGAATCCGGCGCGGACGTCTACGACCGGGTCGGGGCGTTCCTGGAGAGCCTCTGGCGCAGCTTCGAGGACCCCCGCCACCCACCCAACGTCCTGATCGTCACGCACGGCCTCACCATGCGTCTGTTCTGCATGCGCTGGTTCCACTGGACGGTCGCGGAGTTCGAGTCGCTGTCCAATCCGGGCAACGCGGAATGGCGCACCCTGCTCCTCGGGCTGGACGGCCGCTACTCCCTCGATCGCCCCTTCGACCGCTGGTGTGAACCCGAGCCTTATGGCGTCACCGGTTAG
- the abc-f gene encoding ribosomal protection-like ABC-F family protein, with translation MPTQISLHDVTKSYADRLLLDGVSLSIRPGDRVGIVGENGAGKSTLLRIIAGIEQPDEGRTVLSADGGVGYLGQTPDLPPDHTVRDAIDAALADLRAVERRLRALESDLGGAGTSRLDEYGDLLTLFELRGGYEADARVARALHGLGLEALGHDRRLGSLSGGEQARLGLACLIAASPEVMLLDEPTNHLDATALDWLEDALLAHRGTVLAVSHDRLFLQRIATTIVEVDADRRDLARYGEGYGTFIATKAAARRRWEQDHARWRDEIDQLTAYAAGTAHGVARGRLMKDNNKMAYDRDRGRVQASVSSRVRNAQERLRRLREEPVPSPPEPLRFRAAPGVGEAEGTLVRLDGVRVGDRLAVDSLTVGAGERLLVHGANGAGKSTLLRVLAGVTEPERGTVVRRGRIGFLAQEIPVSRPAEPLLTNFSQGLAGDAEERAALLLSYGLFRERDLQVSVGALSAGQRRRLALARLLARPADLLLLDEPTNHLALALVEELEEALAQWPGALVVVSHDRLLRRRFAGRPYEIRDGRPVLVPC, from the coding sequence TTGCCCACCCAGATCTCGTTGCACGACGTCACCAAGTCCTATGCCGACCGACTGCTGCTCGACGGTGTCTCCCTGTCGATACGCCCCGGTGACCGCGTCGGGATCGTGGGGGAGAACGGGGCCGGCAAGTCCACGCTGCTCCGCATCATCGCGGGCATCGAGCAGCCCGACGAAGGCCGCACCGTGCTCAGCGCCGACGGTGGTGTCGGCTACCTCGGACAGACCCCCGACCTCCCCCCGGACCACACCGTCCGGGATGCGATCGACGCGGCCCTGGCCGACCTCAGAGCCGTCGAACGCCGGCTGCGCGCCCTGGAGTCCGACCTGGGCGGCGCCGGGACCAGCAGGCTCGACGAGTACGGAGACCTGCTCACCCTCTTCGAGCTGCGCGGCGGCTACGAAGCCGACGCCCGCGTCGCCAGGGCCCTGCACGGCCTGGGCCTGGAGGCGCTGGGTCACGACCGGCGGCTCGGCAGCCTCTCCGGGGGCGAGCAGGCCCGGCTGGGTCTCGCCTGCCTCATCGCCGCATCACCGGAGGTCATGCTCCTCGACGAACCGACCAACCACCTCGACGCGACCGCCCTCGACTGGCTGGAAGACGCCCTGCTCGCCCACCGCGGCACGGTCCTGGCCGTCTCCCACGACCGGCTCTTCCTCCAACGCATCGCCACCACGATCGTCGAGGTCGACGCCGACCGCCGCGACCTCGCCCGCTACGGCGAGGGCTACGGCACCTTCATCGCCACCAAAGCCGCCGCCCGCCGCCGCTGGGAACAGGACCACGCCCGGTGGCGCGACGAGATCGACCAACTCACCGCGTACGCGGCGGGCACGGCACACGGCGTCGCCCGGGGACGGCTCATGAAGGACAACAACAAAATGGCCTACGACCGGGACAGGGGCCGCGTCCAGGCATCCGTCTCCAGCAGGGTGCGCAACGCCCAGGAGCGATTGCGCCGGCTCCGCGAGGAGCCGGTCCCCAGCCCTCCCGAGCCGCTCCGCTTCCGCGCGGCGCCCGGCGTCGGCGAGGCCGAGGGCACCCTCGTCCGGCTCGACGGGGTACGGGTCGGTGACCGGCTCGCGGTCGACTCGCTCACCGTGGGCGCCGGCGAGCGTCTGCTGGTCCACGGCGCCAACGGCGCGGGCAAGTCCACACTGCTGCGCGTCCTGGCGGGCGTCACCGAACCGGAGCGCGGCACGGTCGTCCGTCGAGGACGCATCGGGTTTCTTGCCCAGGAGATACCGGTCTCCCGCCCCGCCGAGCCGCTGCTGACCAACTTCAGCCAGGGCCTGGCCGGCGACGCCGAAGAACGGGCCGCTCTCCTGCTGTCCTACGGCCTGTTCCGGGAGCGTGATCTGCAGGTGTCGGTAGGGGCACTCTCCGCCGGCCAGCGCCGCCGTCTCGCCCTGGCCCGCCTGCTCGCCCGTCCGGCGGATCTGCTGCTGCTCGACGAGCCGACCAACCATCTGGCCCTCGCCCTTGTCGAGGAACTGGAGGAAGCCCTGGCGCAATGGCCCGGCGCCCTGGTCGTCGTCTCCCACGACCGCCTGCTGCGCCGTCGCTTCGCGGGCCGCCCGTACGAGATACGCGACGGCCGCCCGGTCCTCGTCCCCTGCTGA
- a CDS encoding ADP-ribosylglycohydrolase family protein has translation MTADRRDADRWARALASLRGLAVGDALGSQFFVPAHYPALKHRELPPAPWRWTDDTEMACSVLAVLATHHRIDQDALARSFADHHDVDRNYGRAVDRMLRLIREGEDWRELASGLFNGRGSWGNGAAMRIAPLGAWYADDPEQATHQAEISAYTTHQHREAVVGAMAVAAAAALVADPARALGPGELLDGVLALIPRSAVQAGLRRARDMLDYADPGTVAAVLGCGRRTSAHDTVPFTLWAAARNLGDYEKGFWTTVRAGGDVDTTCAIVGGIIAAAPGGAPPQAWRDGTEPLPSWAPGSAA, from the coding sequence ATGACCGCCGACCGTCGTGACGCCGACCGCTGGGCGCGGGCTCTGGCGAGCCTGCGCGGACTCGCCGTGGGTGACGCCCTCGGATCGCAGTTCTTCGTCCCCGCCCACTACCCCGCCCTCAAGCACCGCGAGCTGCCCCCCGCCCCCTGGCGGTGGACCGACGACACCGAGATGGCCTGCTCCGTCCTGGCCGTGCTCGCCACCCACCACCGCATCGACCAGGATGCGCTGGCCCGCTCCTTCGCCGACCACCACGACGTCGACCGCAACTACGGCCGGGCCGTCGACCGCATGCTCCGGCTGATCCGCGAGGGCGAGGACTGGCGCGAGCTGGCGTCCGGCCTCTTCAACGGCCGCGGCTCCTGGGGCAACGGCGCCGCCATGCGCATCGCCCCCCTCGGTGCCTGGTACGCCGACGACCCGGAGCAGGCCACCCACCAGGCGGAGATCTCCGCCTACACCACCCACCAGCACCGCGAGGCCGTCGTCGGCGCGATGGCCGTGGCCGCCGCGGCAGCCCTGGTCGCCGACCCGGCGCGCGCCCTCGGCCCCGGTGAACTGCTCGACGGTGTCCTCGCCCTGATCCCGCGCAGCGCTGTACAAGCCGGCCTGCGCCGGGCCCGCGACATGCTCGACTACGCCGACCCCGGCACCGTCGCCGCCGTCCTGGGTTGTGGCCGCCGGACCAGTGCCCATGACACCGTGCCCTTCACCCTCTGGGCCGCGGCACGGAACCTCGGCGACTACGAGAAGGGGTTCTGGACCACCGTCCGGGCCGGCGGCGACGTCGACACCACCTGCGCCATCGTCGGCGGCATCATCGCGGCGGCCCCCGGCGGCGCCCCGCCCCAGGCATGGCGCGACGGCACCGAACCCCTCCCGTCCTGGGCGCCCGGCTCCGCCGCCTGA